The Candidatus Bathyarchaeia archaeon DNA segment AAATAAATTCGTTGTGGATTTTTAAATTTAATCCTAAACTACGCTGTTCTTTGACTCGGAGTTTGAATCGGATTAAAATTTTTCCGTTTTCTCGTTTGCGTCTAAAAATTTCCATCAAATTGTGGAATTACTCGCTTTGCGAACTTTTTCTCCAAGCAAACTTAGTTCTTTGGCATAATCCATTAAAGCCATTCGTAATGTTTCACTTTCGCTTATTCCAAGTCTCTTTGCCAGTTCTTCAAGGATTCCTCTCTGTTCTTTGCTGAGAACCACTTTAACGATGCATTTTCTAGGCATTGGGAATCACTTTTTAGGCTTAAGTCCACTCGCTATGACTGTAGATTGGTCTACGCGAGGGTTACTGTGTTGTGCAATTCGCCTTTTCATTTTCTTCGTATATTAGTTTGGTGTTAGTTGTGCGAGGTTGATGTGAAATTGCCTTGGGAAACAAGTACCGATTACATACGCAGCGGGCATCGCAGCCCAGAAGAATTCCAGCAGGACACTCTGCGCACTATCGTGTTAAGCGCAGAAGAAGGAATCAGAGCCATTGTTGGCAAGCCTAAAGGAAAGCATCCAATGGAAGTTCAAAGCTACCTATTTGAAGTTTCTAAGGGATGGACGCTTGAGAAAGCCAAAAAATGGTTCGAAAAGCATCAGCCAGTTAAGGAGCATGTTTCCGCTATTTTGCCATTCAAAGTTTTAGAAAAAATGGTTGAAAAGCCTTTGCGGATTCGCGGAGTGGCCATGACTGCGGGCATCAGCCGAAACTTTAATATCTACAAGCCCGAAGAGCTTCAAGATTTCGCTGAGAAACTTGTTTCGGCGCCGGTCTATGTTGAACATATTACCGTACCTAATGCAGTCGGAAAAATAGTCAAAACGGAATGGGACGGGCGAAACCTCTGGTACGAAGCTGAAATTTATGACGAGGAAACTGCAGAGAAAATTCGCAAGGGCTTAATTAGACACGTGAGTGTTGGTGCAGATTATGAAACAATAGACATTTTGGATGGCAAAATCCCGCATGGCTTGCACAATGCAGAATTAAGCCTTGTGGCTGTGCCTGGAATTCCAGAAACAAATATTCAAATCATGGAAAAACTGCAAGTTAAGGAACAAACATTCGAGCCGATAATTGCTGGCGAATATGTTCTTGGCTTTTATCAAGACATCTCAGCATTTTTGCCCGAACATTTTAGCACCGTTTGGCTTGACAAGGAAAACGGCATTTTGGCTATCATTGGCAAGTTGCGTGCAGAGCCTGAAACACAAAGAGTTCAAAGCATCTTTTTCTCTAAAGCGAAGATGTGGGACGAAACCAGAATTCGCGACTGGTTTCTTTTGCATCCGCAATACATGACCCAAACAAGCGCTCCACGAAATTTTGCGGAAAGTTTACTGAAAAACCAGAAAGCGGCTATTCCCATTGAAGATGTAATAAAAATGGTTCAAAATGTTTTGCCAAGTTCCATGGTTGAGAGAAGTTGGGGTTTAGGTCCGCAGAGAATGTGCCAAGAACTTCGCAGCGTCATCTTCAAACTTCAAAGGAGGCTAAACAGTGATGGATAATCAAGAGAAACGCGTCTATGAATTAGCCAAAAAAGCAGTTCTCTCAAATGATTTGCTGACTCAATGGTTAATTAACATTGAAGAGAGACTTCGCAAACTGGAATCTTTACAGTCACTGAACGTGACTTGGGAAGTAAGCAAGGCTGAGCTTGCTGAAACCAAAATTGAAAATGTGGAGTGAAAATTTTATGGCAGATAATACAGGCAAAACTTGGATGAGCATAGGCGAAACAGATGACCCAAACGCAATAATTGAAACTTTCGAAGCTGCAGCGACAATAACAAAAGGAGACCCGGTTTACTTAAGTGCTGACGACAAGGTTAGCCCAGCGTCTTCAGCTCAAGATTGCATAGGCATAGCTGTCAAAACCGTTGCTTCAGGGCAGCCGTGTCCAGTTCTCGTTCGAGGCAGGGTCAAAGTTAAGGTTGGCGGAACCGTAACACGTGGCAAAGCAGTGTACGGTGGAGATGCGTCCAAAAGAATACTTCAGCTGACAGACCAGGCAGTAAATGAAGGAGGCACGAGCACCTACACTATTTATTACAACCGCAAGCTTGGAACCGCACTAGAATCTGCTTCGGCAGCTGACGACTTAATCTTCATCGTGGTAGGGAAGTGATTATGAATGAAGCCTAAACTTTTCGAAAGCCTCATGCAATCAGACTTTGAATTCAAGCAGCTCATGGAAGACCTAAAGCATAAGACAATCACTCACCCATTCCTAAAGCGATACTGCGAAGTCGGCATCAAAGAACGCTTGTTCAGCGATACGGCAAACGCGTTGGGACACATGCATGACACGCTCGTGCAGGCCGCAAATCCTGAAATGATAGGCAGAGACATAATTACGGTTAGACCAACAACCGAAACCATGGAAAGATTTCCACTCGACGAGAGAGCAGTTGCATATCGCTACGCAGAAGGCGCATACACAAGATTGAACGGCAAGAAAATCAGCACCGTGGACATATACACTAACATTGTCGCTGAAGCCTCTGAAATGTGGACGAGAGAGTTTTTGGAAGACGCTACATGGAACGTTATGGACAGTATGACGGAAAAAGTGGGCAGAGCACTCGGCGAAAACGAAACAAACAAGATACTGGAACTTTACGGCGCAATAGTGAATGCTGATTTAGCCGGTGGAGCACCAATCGATAATGCAGGCGCAGCACTAAACTGGTCTGGATTGCTCAAGCTGCATAATGCAGTGAGAGGTGAAAACTGGCGTCCCACAGTTTTGGCAGTGAACGAAATTCAGCTACATCAACTTTTGAGCGACGACAAATTCATCCACGCACAATACTTGCCCTCAGAACAAGTAGACCTTGAACGCGGCGTTATAGGCAGTGTTCTCGGAATGAAAGTCATGGCAAGCACATTAGTGCCTAACGGAACAGCCTACGCAATCGACACCCGCGTGGCAGCGGTCATGCTTCTGCGAAGAGACGTCACGGTTGAAGATTGGGCAGACCCGAAAACAGGCGAGTTCGGCGTGAGAGCAACAACAAGATTCGGCTTGGGAATCTTGCGAAGCAAAGCAGTAGCCAAAATGACCAACATTAGCACGTCCCTATAAGCGTTTTCAGGCTAGGATGAAAATGGCAACTTTTGAAGGCAAATGTCTCTCATGCGGAAAAGTTTACTACTCAAAACGCAAGAGCGACATAATCGTTTGCGATTGCTGGCAACACTGCCCCTTATGCGGCACCGAAATGACACGGTACACGCCAGACACTGCTTCAAACACTTACGGCATGGACAACAAGCAAGACTTACAGGTTCTGATGGTTTGCACGCTTCACAATCCCCCATTTTTTAGCGCACAGAAACCAATGGAGGTTGTTTGCACTTGAGAAATTTGCATGAAAGATTAACTCTCGCAAAAATCGTATTGAAGGAGCTCAGCAGACAATCCTTAGGCAGAACAGAACTGGAAAAACGCACTGTTAGAAAACTTGGCACACACGCCACTTTTGAAGGCATATTTGCGTATCTCGTGCGGAACGGCTACGTGCAGAAAAGCGAACAGAAACACCGCGCGCCTTACGTGATTACTGAAAAGGGACTTAAGCTTTTGGAGGGTTTACAGTGAGCAAGGTTTTGAAGCGGCTTGTTGAGGCTTTTTCGCTCAAAAACAGAGGCGGCTACGCTTCTCCACAAGCATCCATAGTATATGAAACGCCCACTATCCCATTAGCTGATGTGATGAAACTTTATGAAAGAGACCCAGCATGCAAGGCAAGCGTTGACCTTCTTGCAGCCTCAGCTGTTGGCATGGGCTTTTACACGACTGTGAACGAAAATTACGAGAAGGCTACAGAAGCAAAACGTGTCATAGACCAGTTTAACGAAAATGTGAATTTGGATGCTTTGCTCTGTGACATGGCGCGTGTATTAATCGCTTGTGGAAACGACTTTTGGCTTAAAATCACGCCGCAAAATCTCCACAGGCTAAGTAGGCTTTCAGTGGACGCCGTAGAACGCATCGAGCAAAACTACATACAAAATAGTGGTTTAAAGATTCCCTATAAAGTAGAAGGCTACAAACTTCGCTACGCTTATGGCGGAGAGACTCTCAGGCCTGAAGCAATTATTCATTGGCGCATTAACAATCTTAACCCGTCTGGCTTTGGACTTGGCATTCTACAAGTCTTGCTTCATACTTTAACGATTAACAATGATAAGAGACCCGCATACGCTTGGATAAAAGCCAAAATTGAACGCATCATGCCAAAAATCTTCGAAAAATATGCGGGACCAGATGTTTTGGCTTTACTAGAAAAGGCGGATGAGGAAACAATCCAAAAATTCGAGAGAGCCATCAAAAGCCGAAGCGAAGAAGGCGCGTGGCTGTTCTACAGCGGAAAAGGAGACATAAAACCAGTCGCTCTTGACCCGCGAGCCCGCTTTGAATACTACATAGACCATTTGATAAACCAGTTTTATCTTGGATGCGAAACACCCTTGCCTCGGCTTTTCAGCACTCCGGCTTTACGGAAGCCTCAGCTCGAGCTGCCTTGGACTTGCAAAACATGCTAATTAAGCCTATTCAGCGTTACATTAAGCGCCAAGTTGAACATGACATTTTCAATGTCGTATTAACTCAGTCTGGATTAGACCCGTTGAAGGCGCAGGTTCGACTGAACTGGGGCGCTGAAAAAACACCTGAAATCGTAACGGCTGACATGTTGAAAGCCGCAGAGCTTGGATTAATCCGTCCTGAAGAGTTCCGCAGAAACGCTGTGAAGTTTGGCTGGATTCTTTGGGAAAAAACGCAGCCCGAAACCTCTCTGGAAGGTGCAGCAAAATGACGCCTCTTTCTTGTTCTCCTTTCCCCTCTCAACTGAAATGCCACATACATCTTCCAAGAGGCGGGAAACTCGCTTTCAAAATCACGCCAAACATTTCCAGAAGGCGTGTTAGGAGGTGAAAATAGAAAAATGGTGAGCATTAACCGCAAATTGGTTGTTGCGGGTTCCAGCGGCTTCGTTTTGGGTTCCATAATGTGGTTCATTGGTTCTGTGGCGACGACTGTAATGACAAGTCTGCCAGTTTTGACGCCGTACGTTGCCTTCATCATAGGCTTCGGAGGAGCGATAGCCGCGACGCTAAGCGAAGACGCTAAACAACAGTAAACCCGCATTTTCTCTATTCCTCCCTTTTTAGTTTATGCACAAAACCGTTTGAGTTGGGTTGCATGATGGTTGAGCCTCCTTGGAGTCAATATGACCAAGCGTATAAGCGCATACACGATAGGTTAGTGGAAATTCTCGCGAAACTGTCAAGCGTGAACGTGAATACTCCGCCTGGAGAATCCAACTACATTTTTGATGGTGGTGTCGCCGCGCCTTCAGCTGCAGGAGAACTAACAATTTTGACGGTTACACCTTCCAACGGCGAAACACGTTATGTTACGGAAGTTATAGGCGGAGGAAATGTGAAAGGCTACGTTACGATTTACTGGGGTTCCACGGTTAAGTGGCGCGGACGCTTCTTGGCAGACGCAAGCGTTGGTCAGCAGTTTAAGACTCCGATTAAAGTTGTCGGTGATGGCGCAACACAATTAACTCTTAAAGTTTACGCAGCTGCAACGGGAAACGTTGAAGCTTTTTTGGGGATGACTTGGTAAAGTGTCGCAGCAAGTTGTTACGAAAAATCCTACTTCAACCACGACAATTGTTGCTGGATGGACTAACCCACAAAATGCTTATGCAAGCGATAATGCAAGAGCATCGGCGAACATAGAAAATGCAGAACAAGAGTATGGCGGATATGGCTTTGCGGTTCCAGAAAATGCGACGATAAATAAGGTTGAGGTTGGATTGGAAGGCTATACAAGTGCTGGAGAACAATTGGATGTCAAGATTTATGACGGTTCCTCGTGGTATGCCAAAACAGCGTTAATAAGAAGCGGCGAACAATTGGAATGGTTAGATTTCACTGCATATACGCAGTGGATTCCAGAAAAAGTGAACGCTGTTAAAACGAGAATCGTTTTTAGAGGCACGAGTGGAGGAGGCGACACTTGCTATCCAAAAGAAACCTTTCTTTTATGTGTTGATGTTGACAGAAACTATCTTCTTAAACAATGCAACGAAATCCAGTCTGGAGACATGGTTTTAGGCTACAGAAAAGACCAAGGATACCATTGCTGTCGCGTCGTAAACGTGGAAAAACATGAGGGCGAATTTGAACTTTTAAAAATAACCGTGGACAAGTCTCCAATTGTCAAAGGCGCAGACGTAAGTAAACTGAAGGACTTCAAACCATGGAAAGAATACATTTACGTTACTCCCAACCATGAAGTCTGCAGTCCTACGCATGATGGCAGAACAAAATGTGGAGAATTAAGAGAAGGAGACTTACTGGTTGACTTACATTTGGGACGAATGATAAACGTGCCCATCATAAAAATCGAAAAATCAAAGTATAAAGGCACAGTTTACAATGTGAAGTTAGAACTACACTACGAGGATTTCTTCTACTTCATAATAAGCCTAGAAAAGGAACACGTAAAAGTATTAGAGAAACTTCTAGGCAAAAATTGGAATTTTTTCAAAAATGTCGAATTCGCCTTGATTGGTTTGGCGATAAAAACGTGGTATGTTGACTGGTTACCCGTGAGAGTAACTTACACTGAAGCAACATCAATGACTGGTTACAGCACAAAAATGAGCTTGACAAAAACCGGAAACTAAAAGGACAGCTTTTAACAATTTTTAAATCTAAAACATAATAATAGCATAGAGGAGACGTTTTGCAGAAAAGATATTTGAAGCTCTTGTTGATTACCTCTTTCTTAAGTGTTCTAGTAAATGTGCACTTGAAGAATACGACTGCTCATTGCTGGAGTAACGGAGGATACTCTGCGACTCCAGAACATCCTGACTATGGAACTCACGATTGGATTGCGCAACACGTTTTAGATTGGCTACCAAACGAAGAAAAACAGTACATCTTAGACAATTTAGCCACTTATTTGTATGGCACCGAATTACCAGACAATGGTAACGCCCCAGACGGTATCGGCGACACAACAACACACCACGTTTATTACTGGGCAAACAGAAGCATGCAAGACGATGCCGCAGCCGTTCGAGCACAGACTGAATACAACAACGCAGTCAATTACATGCGAACTGGTAACATAGCAATGGCGGTAAAGACGCTGGGAATTATGAGCCATTACATTGTTGATGTCGGCGTGTTCGGTCATGTGATGGGCAGCGGAACAGATTGGGGCTCG contains these protein-coding regions:
- a CDS encoding ribbon-helix-helix protein, CopG family, which translates into the protein MPRKCIVKVVLSKEQRGILEELAKRLGISESETLRMALMDYAKELSLLGEKVRKASNSTI
- a CDS encoding DUF2190 family protein, which produces MADNTGKTWMSIGETDDPNAIIETFEAAATITKGDPVYLSADDKVSPASSAQDCIGIAVKTVASGQPCPVLVRGRVKVKVGGTVTRGKAVYGGDASKRILQLTDQAVNEGGTSTYTIYYNRKLGTALESASAADDLIFIVVGK
- a CDS encoding phage major capsid protein — translated: MKPKLFESLMQSDFEFKQLMEDLKHKTITHPFLKRYCEVGIKERLFSDTANALGHMHDTLVQAANPEMIGRDIITVRPTTETMERFPLDERAVAYRYAEGAYTRLNGKKISTVDIYTNIVAEASEMWTREFLEDATWNVMDSMTEKVGRALGENETNKILELYGAIVNADLAGGAPIDNAGAALNWSGLLKLHNAVRGENWRPTVLAVNEIQLHQLLSDDKFIHAQYLPSEQVDLERGVIGSVLGMKVMASTLVPNGTAYAIDTRVAAVMLLRRDVTVEDWADPKTGEFGVRATTRFGLGILRSKAVAKMTNISTSL
- a CDS encoding zinc dependent phospholipase C family protein: MQKRYLKLLLITSFLSVLVNVHLKNTTAHCWSNGGYSATPEHPDYGTHDWIAQHVLDWLPNEEKQYILDNLATYLYGTELPDNGNAPDGIGDTTTHHVYYWANRSMQDDAAAVRAQTEYNNAVNYMRTGNIAMAVKTLGIMSHYIVDVGVFGHVMGSGTDWGSETHHSDYETYVNERTNAYNDEFNAFLSFDGALESISAYNATLTLAHDTTFDANGNLTCVWMDQNYNWNNLTFRNRCGESLNLAVNLIADVLHTFYASEIVSEFSPHTITVIFVFTTTAVIALCIKRKKIC